In a single window of the Niabella ginsenosidivorans genome:
- a CDS encoding SIR2 family NAD-dependent protein deacylase: MHLKKLVVLTGAGISAESGLKTFRDSDGLWEGYDVTEVASPEGWKRNPALVLDFYNMRRKDVARAHPNAAHLGLAALEEDFDVSVITQNIDDLHERAGSTKVLHLHGEIFKMRSERSFKPSFEVRGDIYMGDSAPDGGQLRPDIVWFGEAVPMIEPAARLAAQADIFVVVGTSMLVYPAAGLIEYVADTVPKYIIDKSIPQLRRMANLVAIEKPATEGVQELRGLLRRL, translated from the coding sequence ATGCATTTAAAGAAACTGGTGGTTTTAACCGGCGCAGGCATCAGTGCCGAAAGCGGTCTTAAAACATTTCGCGATAGCGACGGGCTTTGGGAAGGGTATGATGTTACGGAAGTGGCATCACCCGAAGGGTGGAAGCGGAATCCTGCGCTGGTACTGGATTTCTACAATATGCGCAGAAAAGATGTGGCAAGAGCACATCCGAATGCAGCACACCTCGGACTGGCTGCCCTGGAAGAAGATTTTGACGTATCCGTCATTACCCAGAACATTGATGACCTGCATGAACGGGCCGGTTCTACAAAAGTGCTTCACCTGCATGGAGAGATCTTTAAGATGCGCAGCGAACGGTCGTTCAAACCCTCCTTTGAGGTCAGGGGCGATATTTATATGGGTGACAGTGCGCCCGATGGCGGCCAGCTACGCCCGGACATTGTTTGGTTTGGCGAGGCAGTGCCCATGATTGAGCCGGCAGCAAGACTGGCTGCACAGGCCGATATTTTTGTTGTAGTGGGTACTTCTATGCTGGTATACCCGGCCGCCGGGCTGATCGAATATGTTGCAGATACCGTACCGAAATATATTATTGACAAGTCCATTCCGCAGTTACGGCGCATGGCGAACCTGGTTGCCATTGAAAAACCCGCCACTGAGGGGGTGCAGGAATTGAGAGGGTTGCTGAGAAGGTTGTAG
- a CDS encoding superoxide dismutase family protein, which produces MKKTIFAAGVAALFILASCGNNSSEKSGTDSTTVSTTKIDSSATAPAAPAPEGTQVAVANLQSTADSTKNLGTAKFYKLADGKIRLDVEINMPERADSNVAVHFHEHGDCGMKGENSHGHWNPTKSKHGEWGSASFHSGDIGNIKLDAQGHGTKSVTTDLWSVDQGDKDIIGRAVIVHGGTDDYKTQPTGNSGPRVGCGVITKL; this is translated from the coding sequence ATGAAAAAGACGATTTTTGCAGCAGGCGTCGCCGCCCTCTTTATCCTGGCATCCTGCGGAAACAATTCATCAGAAAAATCCGGAACAGATTCAACAACCGTAAGCACTACGAAGATCGATTCTTCAGCTACAGCACCGGCTGCTCCGGCACCGGAAGGCACACAGGTAGCAGTGGCCAACCTGCAATCAACAGCAGACAGTACAAAAAACCTGGGAACCGCAAAGTTCTATAAGCTGGCAGATGGCAAAATAAGGCTTGATGTGGAAATCAATATGCCTGAAAGAGCCGACAGCAATGTTGCGGTACACTTTCACGAACATGGAGATTGCGGTATGAAGGGAGAAAACTCTCATGGCCACTGGAACCCTACAAAATCCAAGCATGGCGAATGGGGCTCCGCTTCTTTTCACTCCGGTGACATTGGCAATATTAAACTGGATGCACAGGGCCATGGTACCAAAAGCGTAACTACTGATCTGTGGAGCGTTGACCAGGGCGATAAGGACATCATTGGCAGGGCGGTAATTGTGCATGGCGGTACCGATGATTATAAAACGCAACCTACCGGCAACAGCGGGCCACGAGTTGGCTGCGGTGTTATTACTAAATTATAA
- a CDS encoding saccharopine dehydrogenase C-terminal domain-containing protein has translation MKTILLFGAGKSATVLIQYFLQYAEEEKWELIVADADFLLAQSKINGHPAGKAVAVDLADTATIHELVARASVVISMLPPAFHIIIARSCLALKKNFLTASYIDEALLLLREDIKKNGLLFLGEMGLDPGLDHMSAMRIFDRIRYAGGEINSFKSHCGGLVAPEDDNNPWHYKVSWNPRNITLAGSAGAVYKEDNITKHLLYTEVFENCPVIEVPPLGKWACYPNRNSLQYIPIYQLENAKTVVRCTLRHPDFCTGWQYIVAAGLTNLLDTGIIEGFKDKSINDWFTACLNFYTKTETFDDYLKRHVTPLHQLLVKRLFEYLGLFSQERIPSSAKSSADVLQYLLETRLALSPEDKDMIIMIHEITFTLNNRTEQLFSSLIVKGDNALQTAMAKTVGLPLAIATRLLLNGAIKINGLHIPIVKEIYDPVLTALEPEGIRFYEEVYV, from the coding sequence ATGAAAACAATTTTGTTGTTCGGGGCCGGCAAGTCAGCCACAGTACTCATCCAATATTTCCTGCAATATGCCGAAGAAGAAAAATGGGAACTTATAGTTGCTGATGCGGATTTTTTACTGGCGCAAAGTAAAATCAACGGGCATCCCGCAGGAAAAGCCGTTGCCGTTGACCTGGCAGATACAGCTACTATCCATGAACTGGTAGCCAGGGCGTCTGTTGTTATATCCATGCTGCCGCCGGCCTTTCATATTATAATTGCGCGTAGTTGCCTTGCACTTAAGAAGAATTTCCTTACCGCATCTTATATAGATGAAGCGCTGCTCCTTTTAAGAGAGGACATCAAAAAAAACGGGCTGCTGTTCCTTGGTGAAATGGGGCTGGACCCGGGGCTGGATCATATGAGCGCCATGCGGATCTTTGACCGGATCAGGTATGCCGGTGGCGAGATCAACAGTTTCAAATCGCACTGTGGTGGACTGGTAGCGCCGGAAGACGACAATAATCCCTGGCATTATAAAGTAAGCTGGAACCCACGTAATATTACACTGGCAGGAAGCGCCGGGGCCGTTTATAAAGAAGATAATATTACCAAACACCTTCTTTACACCGAAGTTTTTGAGAACTGCCCGGTCATTGAAGTGCCCCCCCTGGGCAAATGGGCCTGTTACCCCAATCGCAATTCGCTTCAATACATCCCGATCTATCAACTGGAAAACGCCAAAACAGTAGTACGTTGTACGCTGCGTCATCCGGATTTTTGCACAGGGTGGCAATATATAGTTGCAGCCGGACTGACCAATCTGCTTGATACCGGCATCATTGAAGGCTTTAAAGATAAATCCATCAACGACTGGTTCACGGCCTGTCTCAATTTTTATACGAAAACTGAAACGTTTGATGATTACCTGAAACGCCATGTAACACCGCTTCACCAGCTCCTTGTAAAACGCCTTTTTGAATACCTGGGCTTATTCAGCCAGGAACGGATTCCTTCTTCAGCAAAAAGTTCCGCGGATGTTTTACAGTACCTCCTGGAAACCAGGCTGGCGCTGAGCCCCGAGGACAAAGACATGATCATCATGATCCATGAAATTACATTTACCCTGAACAACAGAACAGAACAACTGTTCAGCTCGCTTATTGTAAAAGGAGATAATGCCCTTCAGACGGCTATGGCAAAAACAGTAGGTTTGCCGCTTGCTATTGCCACACGTTTGCTGCTGAACGGGGCCATAAAAATAAATGGATTGCATATACCAATAGTAAAAGAGATCTACGATCCTGTACTGACAGCACTGGAGCCGGAAGGCATCCGGTTTTATGAGGAAGTATATGTGTGA
- a CDS encoding DNA-3-methyladenine glycosylase family protein: protein MHYKKHLSKDKVLKRLIREHGIYTLQLQQNILLRLCTSILGQQLSTKVAAVLRERFLQLFKGQKPTARKILAIPHETLRSIGLSNAKAQYIKNVCQFFLDNKLTDSKLHQLTDEAFIELITQIKGVGKWTAEMLLMFSLGREDIFSIGDLGLQRAISQLYAITFTSKKEYEARIIAVTEQWKPYRTYACLYLWSHLDAVPV, encoded by the coding sequence ATGCATTATAAAAAACATCTTTCAAAAGACAAAGTATTAAAACGGCTGATCCGCGAGCATGGCATCTATACCCTTCAGCTGCAACAGAACATTTTATTGAGGCTCTGCACCTCTATCCTGGGGCAGCAGTTGAGCACAAAAGTAGCAGCTGTTCTGAGGGAACGTTTTCTGCAATTGTTTAAAGGGCAAAAGCCAACCGCCCGTAAAATACTGGCCATTCCGCATGAAACGCTCAGAAGCATCGGCCTGTCAAATGCAAAAGCCCAATATATCAAGAACGTCTGCCAGTTTTTTCTGGACAATAAGCTAACCGATTCCAAACTGCATCAGTTAACGGACGAAGCGTTTATTGAACTCATCACACAGATCAAAGGCGTTGGTAAATGGACGGCAGAAATGCTGCTGATGTTTTCATTGGGGCGGGAAGATATCTTTTCCATCGGCGACCTGGGCCTGCAAAGAGCCATCAGTCAGCTATACGCTATTACCTTCACCAGCAAAAAAGAATATGAGGCAAGGATCATAGCGGTTACTGAGCAGTGGAAACCTTACCGTACCTATGCCTGTCTTTATTTATGGAGCCATTTGGATGCAGTGCCGGTATAG
- a CDS encoding NUDIX domain-containing protein — MSATKNPWRIIDQQEMYDNPWINVTAYDVINPSGGKGIYGKVHFKNIAIGIVALDQEMNTYLIGQFRFVIDMYSWELPEGGCPEGTDPLESARRELLEEAGLEAAQWKELLRMHLSNSVSDELAMVYLATGLVQKTPQPEETEQLQVKKLPLQEAFDMIREGLITDAISVAALQKIELLLLKGIPLV; from the coding sequence ATGTCAGCAACAAAAAATCCATGGAGGATAATTGACCAGCAAGAGATGTATGATAATCCGTGGATCAATGTTACCGCCTATGATGTGATCAATCCGTCCGGGGGTAAGGGTATTTACGGAAAAGTGCATTTTAAGAATATTGCCATTGGCATTGTGGCGCTGGACCAGGAGATGAATACTTACCTTATCGGCCAGTTCCGTTTTGTGATCGATATGTACAGTTGGGAACTGCCGGAAGGGGGGTGCCCGGAAGGCACTGATCCGCTGGAAAGCGCCAGGCGCGAGCTGCTGGAAGAAGCAGGGTTGGAAGCAGCCCAATGGAAAGAATTGCTGCGGATGCATTTGTCGAACTCGGTATCTGACGAGCTGGCCATGGTTTACCTGGCTACCGGACTGGTGCAGAAAACACCGCAGCCGGAAGAGACGGAGCAGCTACAGGTAAAAAAGCTTCCGTTGCAGGAGGCTTTTGATATGATCAGGGAGGGACTTATTACAGATGCTATTTCTGTAGCAGCGTTGCAAAAAATAGAGCTGCTGTTGCTGAAAGGTATTCCACTGGTTTAA
- a CDS encoding DUF4112 domain-containing protein, translating into MEQSSTGSTPAIQDKRLKLIRRISRLLDEQFSVGGFKFGIDPLLNLIPVAGDVGGYLMSIGLIITMAQYGASGKVVAKMVLNATLDALVGAIPVLGWIFDFAYKANTRNVKLLTAHYTEGRHKGGAGPVIFTVLIVTGVILILVLFIAFKFLQWMMQWGDKAIGIKI; encoded by the coding sequence ATGGAACAATCATCAACCGGGAGCACACCCGCCATACAGGATAAGCGCCTGAAGCTCATCAGGCGCATCAGCAGATTGCTGGACGAACAGTTTTCGGTAGGCGGTTTTAAATTCGGGATCGATCCGTTGCTGAACCTGATACCGGTGGCAGGGGATGTGGGTGGTTACCTGATGTCGATAGGGCTGATCATTACCATGGCCCAATATGGCGCTTCCGGTAAGGTAGTTGCAAAAATGGTGCTCAATGCTACACTGGATGCCCTGGTTGGGGCCATACCGGTGCTGGGATGGATTTTTGATTTTGCCTATAAAGCAAATACCAGGAATGTAAAGCTGCTTACAGCCCATTATACGGAGGGCAGGCACAAAGGAGGCGCCGGACCGGTTATTTTTACTGTATTGATTGTAACGGGGGTCATTTTGATACTGGTGCTGTTCATTGCGTTTAAATTTTTACAATGGATGATGCAATGGGGCGATAAGGCCATCGGCATTAAAATATAA
- a CDS encoding zinc-binding dehydrogenase, with protein MRHCCAQVTTYSLLRKWKVGKGHKVGVLGGLGHMAVKFAVSFGAEVTLLSTSASKEADAKRLGAHKFVLTKEAGQVKHLERYFDFIIDTVSALHDYNLYLQLLKTDGVHICVGMPPEPLYIIGDSLMRGNRVLTASSIGGFRKHRRCWTTEQRMILYQTLN; from the coding sequence TTGCGCCATTGTTGTGCACAGGTTACCACTTACTCCCTGCTGCGGAAATGGAAGGTTGGCAAAGGCCATAAAGTAGGTGTGCTGGGCGGGTTAGGCCATATGGCGGTGAAATTTGCTGTTTCCTTTGGCGCTGAAGTAACCCTGTTAAGCACTTCAGCATCAAAAGAAGCAGATGCAAAACGTTTGGGGGCGCATAAATTTGTACTTACAAAGGAGGCGGGACAGGTTAAACATCTGGAGCGTTATTTTGATTTTATTATTGACACGGTTTCTGCACTGCACGATTATAACCTGTACCTTCAGTTGCTGAAAACGGATGGCGTGCATATCTGCGTAGGGATGCCGCCTGAACCGCTGTATATTATTGGCGACAGCTTAATGCGTGGCAACCGTGTACTAACCGCTTCGTCTATCGGGGGATTCCGGAAACACAGGAGATGCTGGACTACTGAGCAGCGCATGATATTGTATCAGACATTGAACTGA
- the rlmB gene encoding 23S rRNA (guanosine(2251)-2'-O)-methyltransferase RlmB, with protein MKDFRKKQHRPKKSSLVYGREAVVAALQEGAVLDRIYLDQQLTGRFVNDIKRLAANHSVPVNYVPKAKLDFFNVDGHEGIVAQKARIRYQDLQDIISLVTENGEVPLLLLLDGITDIRNIGGIARTAWCCGVHAIIIPDKGVGALNEDAILTSAGALEKIPVCRVNSLMKTVDELHLNGIKVFAAEMEASNHISEADFTIPSAIVMGSEEKGIYPALLKICDENISIPMQNHFESLNVSVATGMILYEAMKQRIKG; from the coding sequence GTGAAAGATTTCAGAAAAAAACAGCACCGGCCTAAAAAATCGAGCCTGGTTTATGGCCGGGAAGCAGTGGTGGCAGCGCTTCAGGAAGGGGCGGTGCTTGACCGCATTTATCTGGATCAGCAGCTGACCGGCCGGTTTGTAAATGATATCAAACGCCTGGCCGCTAACCATAGTGTTCCTGTAAATTATGTGCCCAAAGCAAAGCTGGATTTTTTTAATGTAGACGGACATGAAGGCATAGTGGCGCAAAAGGCCAGGATCCGTTACCAGGATCTTCAGGATATTATTTCGCTGGTTACGGAAAATGGTGAAGTGCCTTTGCTGCTGCTGCTGGATGGGATTACAGACATCCGAAATATTGGAGGCATTGCCCGGACGGCCTGGTGCTGTGGCGTGCATGCGATCATTATACCGGACAAAGGGGTCGGGGCATTGAATGAGGATGCGATCCTGACTTCAGCCGGGGCTTTGGAAAAGATTCCCGTTTGCCGGGTGAACAGCTTAATGAAAACCGTTGATGAGCTGCACCTGAACGGCATAAAAGTATTTGCAGCTGAGATGGAAGCTTCTAATCATATATCGGAAGCCGATTTTACCATTCCTTCAGCTATTGTAATGGGGAGCGAAGAAAAAGGCATTTATCCCGCACTGTTAAAGATATGTGACGAAAATATTTCTATCCCTATGCAGAATCATTTTGAAAGCCTGAATGTTTCGGTAGCAACCGGGATGATCCTGTATGAAGCGATGAAGCAGCGGATAAAGGGCTGA
- a CDS encoding GSCFA domain-containing protein — translation MAPIQLEKLSPPITYGDKILLVGSCFTEHIGNALLEHKFNVLQNPHGILFDPASVYHSLMRYIDGAPYRDKDLFCLNEVWQSWHHHSRFADVNKEAALDRMNQALEEAHVFLKQTDWLIITLGSSFAYRLNSNNPDAALAGLKVANCHRAPGQWFDKKMLEIDETVALLDNLYHRLRIFNPKAKILFTISPVRHLRDGVVANNRSKARLLEAVHHIVNKFDHHYYFPAYELVIDVLRDYRFYDADLAHPNYAATGFVLEKFTASCIDEASQALMKEIQPLVIARRHRPFHPQTQAHRQFLAAQYEKAELLMAKYPFLDLKEEIAYFKGDEQ, via the coding sequence ATGGCTCCTATACAACTGGAAAAATTGTCGCCGCCTATAACGTACGGTGATAAGATCTTGCTGGTCGGTTCCTGCTTTACAGAGCACATCGGCAATGCATTGCTGGAGCATAAGTTCAATGTGCTGCAGAACCCGCACGGCATTTTATTTGATCCGGCCAGCGTGTATCACAGCCTGATGCGCTATATAGACGGAGCGCCTTACAGGGATAAGGATCTGTTCTGCTTAAACGAGGTATGGCAATCCTGGCATCATCATTCGCGGTTTGCTGATGTTAATAAAGAAGCAGCTCTGGACCGGATGAACCAGGCACTTGAAGAAGCACATGTTTTTCTGAAGCAGACCGACTGGCTGATCATAACACTGGGCTCATCATTTGCTTACCGGTTGAACAGTAATAACCCCGATGCAGCGCTTGCCGGGTTAAAAGTAGCGAACTGTCACCGGGCGCCCGGTCAGTGGTTCGATAAAAAAATGCTGGAGATTGATGAAACAGTTGCACTGCTGGATAATTTATACCATCGCTTAAGGATCTTTAATCCTAAAGCAAAGATCCTGTTTACCATAAGCCCTGTACGTCATTTACGCGATGGTGTGGTAGCCAATAACAGGAGCAAGGCGCGTTTGCTGGAGGCTGTGCACCATATTGTAAATAAATTTGATCATCATTATTATTTTCCTGCCTATGAACTGGTGATCGATGTGCTTCGGGACTATCGTTTTTACGATGCAGACCTGGCGCATCCCAACTATGCCGCTACCGGATTTGTGCTGGAAAAATTTACAGCAAGCTGTATTGATGAAGCATCACAAGCGCTGATGAAAGAAATACAGCCACTGGTAATTGCCCGGCGGCACCGGCCTTTTCATCCGCAAACCCAGGCCCACCGGCAGTTCCTGGCGGCACAATATGAAAAGGCGGAATTATTGATGGCAAAGTACCCTTTCCTGGATCTGAAGGAGGAAATTGCTTATTTTAAAGGAGATGAACAATAG
- a CDS encoding alcohol dehydrogenase catalytic domain-containing protein translates to MIATKGYAAHSKTDPLNPWDFKRREPGDDDVLIDILYCGICHSDIHQVRSEWGRATYPIVPGHEIVGRIAAVGKNISGFKVGDTAGIGCMVNSCQYCDSCHNG, encoded by the coding sequence ATGATCGCAACAAAAGGATATGCAGCGCATAGCAAAACAGACCCGCTGAACCCCTGGGATTTTAAAAGACGTGAACCGGGAGATGATGATGTACTGATTGATATTCTTTATTGTGGTATTTGTCATTCAGATATTCATCAGGTGCGGAGTGAGTGGGGGCGGGCTACCTATCCGATTGTTCCGGGTCATGAAATTGTAGGACGTATTGCTGCCGTTGGTAAAAATATTTCGGGCTTTAAGGTAGGGGATACGGCCGGTATTGGCTGTATGGTAAACTCCTGCCAGTACTGCGATAGCTGCCATAACGGATAG